A genomic window from Hyla sarda isolate aHylSar1 chromosome 8, aHylSar1.hap1, whole genome shotgun sequence includes:
- the CCNF gene encoding cyclin-F isoform X3, protein MKGGVLHCRCSKCFAAPPKRRVKRRPRLLTLLGLPEDVLLYILECLPAVDIQSMRDVHPHLRSLVDTHSSVWARACFQDVWPSPENLHLFERAAESGNFEACVKLGIAYLYNEGLSMSDDGRAEVNGLKASRFFCLTERLNSGAGPFVWLFIRPPWSTSGSCCKAVVFDSLKEECQRDSKDEAVTGTLRGSLQYCLAKVLNLFEDEEKRREALGFLEASASHGCLLSSFLLWESKQNSALSDPGRHLQSLRQLRDYAARGCWDAQISLAKSCGQKSQFAQERTTCDLVSQVFQSSLPINKASIFTKQKGMNDTMRYILIDWLVEVATMKDFSSLCLHMTVGLVDRYLKLRSVPRARLQLVGIACMVICTRFISKEILTIREAVWLTDNTYKYEDLVRMMGEIISALEGKIRMPTVIDYKDVLSHIISSDRGTLHLCSYISELSLLYTELSVYSPAQLAAGALLLARILHKQALPWPAQLVESTGFTLEHLTPCVLLLHKKCFHDDAPKDYRQVALTAVKQRFQNDLYGNISDEKQVMDYSQLCTLLGVSLQDTESPASSPCVEDVHPFLCSPAGNKTKRRREDSLQEDRGSFVTTPTAELSNQEETLLGNFLDWSLDTSCSGYEGDRESEGEREGDVTAPSGILDLSLIHAEHTHCQDSSDEDTTNDQALPTTKPNLTIPPVKIGLENSSGYSSVSSAGSPTSSPNGPPCTPTQGLSNNKLVPIPFPQPSPSNFKAVRRQVKRKNQAQHSDENVKDVL, encoded by the exons TCCTGCATTGCCGCTGCTCAAAATGTTTTGCAGCCCCTCCCAAACGGCGCGTGAAACGACGTCCACGGCTCCTGACGCTGCTCGGCCTCCCAGAGGACGTCCTGCTCTATATCCTCGAGTGCCTTCCCGCCGTGGACATACAATCCATGCGAGAC GTTCATCCTCATCTCAGGTCCTTGGTGGACACCCATAGTAGTGTTTGGGCTCGCGCGTGTTTCCAGGATGTATGGCCGTCCCCCGAAAACCTGCATCTGTTTGAACG GGCGGCAGAATCTGGAAATTTTGAAGCGTGTGTGAAGCTGGGAATTGCCTACTTGTACAATGAAGGCT TGTCCATGTCTGATGACGGTCGCGCTGAAGTTAACGGATTGAAAGCCTCGCGCTTCTTTTGCTTGACGGAAAGGCTGAACTCCGGGGCGGGCCCCTTTGTTTGGCTGTTTATTCGTCCTCCTTGGTCTACCTCAGGAAGCTGCTGTAAGGCTGTGGTGTTCGACAGCTTGAAGGAGGAGTGCCAGCGTGACTCCAAGGATGAGGCTGTGACAGGG ACTCTCCGAGGATCTTTACAGTATTGTTTGGCGAAGGTGTTAAATTTGTTTGAG GAcgaagagaagaggagagaagctCTCGGATTTCTGGAAGCTTCGGCCTCTCATGGCTGCCTGCTTAGTTCCTTCCTCTTGTGGGAAtccaagcagaattctgct TTATCAGACCCTGGAAGACATCTACAGAGCCTACGGCAGTTGCGGGATTATGCGGCACGGGGTTGCTGggatgcacag ATTTCTCTGGCTAAATCCTGTGGGCAGAAAAGTCAGTTTGCTCAGGAACGGACAACATGCGACCTTGTATCTCAAGTATTTCAGTCATCTCTCCCTATCAATAAAGCTAGTATCTTCACCAAGCAAAAGGGCATGAACGATACAATGCG GTATATCCTTATAGACTGGTTGGTAGAAGTGGCTACCATGAAGGatttctccagtctctgcttgcACATGACTGTCGGTTTGGTTGATCGATACTTGAAGCTCCGCAGTGTTCCACGTGCACGCCTTCAGCTAGTGGGCATTGCATGCATGGTGATCTGTACACG ATTTATCAGCAAAGAGATCCTAACAATTCGTGAAGCAGTATGGCTTACAGATAACACTTATAAATATGAAGATCTGGTACGGATGATGGGAGAGATCATATCTGCACTGGAAGGAAAAATTCGG ATGCCCACTGTCATCGACTACAAGGACGTCCTTTCTCACATCATCTCCTCGGACAGAGGCACCCTGCACCTTTGCAGCTACATTTCGGAGCTGTCCCTGCTGTACACAGAACTATCCGTGTATTCTCCAGCGCAGTTAGCCGCTGGCGCTTTGTTACTAGCGCGGATCCTGCACAAACAAG CACTTCCATGGccagctcagctggtagagtctACGGGTTTCACCCTGGAACACTTAACCCCCTGCGTGCTGCTTCTACATAAGAAATG TTTCCACGATGATGCACCAAAAGATTACCGGCAAGTAGCGTTGACGGCTGTGAAGCAGCGGTTTCAGAATGACCTTTACGGCAATATTAGTGATGAGAAG CAGGTGATGGACTACAGCCAGCTGTGTACCTTGCTCGGGGTGTCCCTCCAGGATACAGAAAGCCCCGCATCTTCTCCTTGTGTCGAAGACGTCCATCCCTTCCTGTGCTCACCTGCTGGGAACAAAACAAAAAG GCGCAGGGAAGATAGTTTACAAGAAGATCGGGGCAGCTTCGTGACCACTCCCACTGCTGAGCTGTCCAATCAGGAGGAAACGCTACTCGGGAACTTCTTGGACTGGAGTCTCGATACGTCTTGTTCAGGCTATGAAGGTGACCGGGAGAGCGAAGGAGAACGGGAAGGGGATG TCACTGCACCCAGTGGAATTCTGGACCTCTCCCTCATCCATGCAGAACACACGCACTGCCAGGACTCCAGCGATGAGGACACAACCAACGACCAAGCACTGCCAACAACCAAACCAAACCTCACTATCCCTCCTGTGAAGATTGGGTTAGAGAACAGTTCCGGCTACTCCTCAGTAAGCAGTGCAGGGAGCCCTACCTCCTCTCCTAATGGTCCTCCCTGCACCCCAACACAAGGACTATCCAACAACAAACTGGTTCCTATCCCTTTCCCCCAGCCCAGTCCATCAAATTTCAAAGCCGTTCGAAGacaagtgaaaagaaaaaacCAAGCACAGCACAGTGATGAAAATGTTAAAGATGTCTTGTAA
- the CCNF gene encoding cyclin-F isoform X6, which yields MRDVHPHLRSLVDTHSSVWARACFQDVWPSPENLHLFERAAESGNFEACVKLGIAYLYNEGLSMSDDGRAEVNGLKASRFFCLTERLNSGAGPFVWLFIRPPWSTSGSCCKAVVFDSLKEECQRDSKDEAVTGTLRGSLQYCLAKVLNLFEDEEKRREALGFLEASASHGCLLSSFLLWESKQNSALSDPGRHLQSLRQLRDYAARGCWDAQISLAKSCGQKSQFAQERTTCDLVSQVFQSSLPINKASIFTKQKGMNDTMRYILIDWLVEVATMKDFSSLCLHMTVGLVDRYLKLRSVPRARLQLVGIACMVICTRFISKEILTIREAVWLTDNTYKYEDLVRMMGEIISALEGKIRMPTVIDYKDVLSHIISSDRGTLHLCSYISELSLLYTELSVYSPAQLAAGALLLARILHKQALPWPAQLVESTGFTLEHLTPCVLLLHKKCFHDDAPKDYRQVALTAVKQRFQNDLYGNISDEKQVMDYSQLCTLLGVSLQDTESPASSPCVEDVHPFLCSPAGNKTKRRREDSLQEDRGSFVTTPTAELSNQEETLLGNFLDWSLDTSCSGYEGDRESEGEREGDVTAPSGILDLSLIHAEHTHCQDSSDEDTTNDQALPTTKPNLTIPPVKIGLENSSGYSSVSSAGSPTSSPNGPPCTPTQGLSNNKLVPIPFPQPSPSNFKAVRRQVKRKNQAQHSDENVKDVL from the exons ATGCGAGAC GTTCATCCTCATCTCAGGTCCTTGGTGGACACCCATAGTAGTGTTTGGGCTCGCGCGTGTTTCCAGGATGTATGGCCGTCCCCCGAAAACCTGCATCTGTTTGAACG GGCGGCAGAATCTGGAAATTTTGAAGCGTGTGTGAAGCTGGGAATTGCCTACTTGTACAATGAAGGCT TGTCCATGTCTGATGACGGTCGCGCTGAAGTTAACGGATTGAAAGCCTCGCGCTTCTTTTGCTTGACGGAAAGGCTGAACTCCGGGGCGGGCCCCTTTGTTTGGCTGTTTATTCGTCCTCCTTGGTCTACCTCAGGAAGCTGCTGTAAGGCTGTGGTGTTCGACAGCTTGAAGGAGGAGTGCCAGCGTGACTCCAAGGATGAGGCTGTGACAGGG ACTCTCCGAGGATCTTTACAGTATTGTTTGGCGAAGGTGTTAAATTTGTTTGAG GAcgaagagaagaggagagaagctCTCGGATTTCTGGAAGCTTCGGCCTCTCATGGCTGCCTGCTTAGTTCCTTCCTCTTGTGGGAAtccaagcagaattctgct TTATCAGACCCTGGAAGACATCTACAGAGCCTACGGCAGTTGCGGGATTATGCGGCACGGGGTTGCTGggatgcacag ATTTCTCTGGCTAAATCCTGTGGGCAGAAAAGTCAGTTTGCTCAGGAACGGACAACATGCGACCTTGTATCTCAAGTATTTCAGTCATCTCTCCCTATCAATAAAGCTAGTATCTTCACCAAGCAAAAGGGCATGAACGATACAATGCG GTATATCCTTATAGACTGGTTGGTAGAAGTGGCTACCATGAAGGatttctccagtctctgcttgcACATGACTGTCGGTTTGGTTGATCGATACTTGAAGCTCCGCAGTGTTCCACGTGCACGCCTTCAGCTAGTGGGCATTGCATGCATGGTGATCTGTACACG ATTTATCAGCAAAGAGATCCTAACAATTCGTGAAGCAGTATGGCTTACAGATAACACTTATAAATATGAAGATCTGGTACGGATGATGGGAGAGATCATATCTGCACTGGAAGGAAAAATTCGG ATGCCCACTGTCATCGACTACAAGGACGTCCTTTCTCACATCATCTCCTCGGACAGAGGCACCCTGCACCTTTGCAGCTACATTTCGGAGCTGTCCCTGCTGTACACAGAACTATCCGTGTATTCTCCAGCGCAGTTAGCCGCTGGCGCTTTGTTACTAGCGCGGATCCTGCACAAACAAG CACTTCCATGGccagctcagctggtagagtctACGGGTTTCACCCTGGAACACTTAACCCCCTGCGTGCTGCTTCTACATAAGAAATG TTTCCACGATGATGCACCAAAAGATTACCGGCAAGTAGCGTTGACGGCTGTGAAGCAGCGGTTTCAGAATGACCTTTACGGCAATATTAGTGATGAGAAG CAGGTGATGGACTACAGCCAGCTGTGTACCTTGCTCGGGGTGTCCCTCCAGGATACAGAAAGCCCCGCATCTTCTCCTTGTGTCGAAGACGTCCATCCCTTCCTGTGCTCACCTGCTGGGAACAAAACAAAAAG GCGCAGGGAAGATAGTTTACAAGAAGATCGGGGCAGCTTCGTGACCACTCCCACTGCTGAGCTGTCCAATCAGGAGGAAACGCTACTCGGGAACTTCTTGGACTGGAGTCTCGATACGTCTTGTTCAGGCTATGAAGGTGACCGGGAGAGCGAAGGAGAACGGGAAGGGGATG TCACTGCACCCAGTGGAATTCTGGACCTCTCCCTCATCCATGCAGAACACACGCACTGCCAGGACTCCAGCGATGAGGACACAACCAACGACCAAGCACTGCCAACAACCAAACCAAACCTCACTATCCCTCCTGTGAAGATTGGGTTAGAGAACAGTTCCGGCTACTCCTCAGTAAGCAGTGCAGGGAGCCCTACCTCCTCTCCTAATGGTCCTCCCTGCACCCCAACACAAGGACTATCCAACAACAAACTGGTTCCTATCCCTTTCCCCCAGCCCAGTCCATCAAATTTCAAAGCCGTTCGAAGacaagtgaaaagaaaaaacCAAGCACAGCACAGTGATGAAAATGTTAAAGATGTCTTGTAA